The region GggctcctccttgccccctcccccgcctccaaGAGCCTTCCCAGCAGGTGTTGGGGATCTGTTTAATTACTCCTACAAACCCCCAGGCGAGGCGGGGCGCTGACGAGGGGCTGCGGTGCCAGCGGTCTGCTCAGCAGCAGAGGCGCAGAGCCTTGCGGAAGACGGTCCGGAACTCGGCGTTGAAGATGGTGTAGATGACGGGGTTGAGGGCGCTGTTGACGTAGCCCAGCCAGGTGACCGCGCTCACCAGCCGCGGGGGCACGGCGCACGTGGGACACAGCGCTCGGGAGATGTGCACGACAAAGAAGGGCGTCCAGCACAGCAGAAAGGCCCCTGGGGGCAGGGTTGGGGCTGCCGTGAGCGGCTCCCTGCCACGCCCCCCGCCCCGGGCGCCGCCTCACACCCCGGGCGCTGCAGTCTTCCCCTCCGCCCACGTCCCTCGGCCGGTACCCACCGACCACCACAGGCAGGACTCTCATAGCTTTGCGCTCCCGGCCCGTGATCTTGGCGCGTCTCCTCCTGCGGGCCCGCAGCGGGGGTTCGGCCGGCATGGCGTCCGAGGGTACGACGGCATCCGAGGCTGGGGTGGCGTCGGGGGGCACGGCGGCATCGGGGGCCGGGATGCCGTCGGGGGGCGGGGTGGCGTCGGGGGCCGGGATGCAGTCTGGGGCCGGGATGGCGTCCGGGCGCACGGCGGCATCGGGGGCCGGGCTGCCGTCGGGGGGCGGCGGCCCGGGGCCGCTGGGGCGGCGGGGCGCACGGCCGTGCAGCTTGGCGCGGCGGGCTGCCTCCCAGCGCCGAAGGCTCCGGAACGTGGCCCAGTAGAGCAGCAGCATGAGCGGGCAGGGCAGGAAGAAGGAGCACACGGACGAGTAGACCACGTAGTCGCGGTCCTCCAGGCGGCACACGGAGGGATCGCGGCTGCGCGCGTCGTTGAGGCCGCACAACACGGGCGCCGCCACCGCTGCCGACAGCAGCCACGTGGCGCCGATGAGCAGCAGCTGCCTGCCGCCGCGGCTCTGGCGGTTGTAGCGCAGCGGCACGGCCACCGCCA is a window of Eschrichtius robustus isolate mEscRob2 chromosome 11, mEscRob2.pri, whole genome shotgun sequence DNA encoding:
- the DRD4 gene encoding D(4) dopamine receptor; the protein is MGNRSAADADGLLAGRGPGTGGGAGGPGAAAALAGGVLLIGAVLAGNSLVCLSVAAERALQTPTNYFIVSLAAADLLLALLVLPLFVYSEVQGGVWLLSPGLCDTLMAMDVMLCTASIFNLCAISVDRFVAVAVPLRYNRQSRGGRQLLLIGATWLLSAAVAAPVLCGLNDARSRDPSVCRLEDRDYVVYSSVCSFFLPCPLMLLLYWATFRSLRRWEAARRAKLHGRAPRRPSGPGPPPPDGSPAPDAAVRPDAIPAPDCIPAPDATPPPDGIPAPDAAVPPDATPASDAVVPSDAMPAEPPLRARRRRRAKITGRERKAMRVLPVVVGAFLLCWTPFFVVHISRALCPTCAVPPRLVSAVTWLGYVNSALNPVIYTIFNAEFRTVFRKALRLCC